catcatttgtttCCTTCAGATAGTTTTAAGATGTtaagaaaaaatgttaaacagtGAGCGTCCCAGCTATGAATACATTACAGTCTGTGTAATGGCAACTTCACAGATTTAAACAGCATTTTGGTGGTGATTGATTCGTTTCTAATTATTATTGATGCATTGAAGCACCGGTTTCAATGCAAGCTCGTCCAccgcaaacgaaaaaaaaaatcgatttatgctgctgTTGAAAGGTTTCTTGCTTGTCAAGACCTGAACCGTAGGTGGTTTCAGTTTAGCTTTTGACGATCTGCGCGATTGTTGAGAATTTGGTGCTAGAGCGGTCTTAACAGCAACAgtgttcaaatattatttagtAGTTCATTGTTAGTTTACAACACTATCAACAACGAGCGGAAAATGTTCTCAGCGTTCGTGATAGTTACTGTAGTTATGGCTGTAATGCTCTTATTACAATATATAACTATTCCGGACATCTCTGCGTCTTACGCAGTACAATGCAATCAACATTTCCCAAATATAGAACAATCAACGCTGTACGATTTTGTGATGTTGTCCGATGCGGCAAACAAGGTAATTGCAGTATATCTACACTGTTCTGCCAGACTACCTTTTAATCTTTTGCTATGCATCTTCTAGTGGATGAAGTTCGTTGCTTTTGTTGCCACAGACCACAAACCCATAGGAATTGGAAAAACGTATAAAGTTGCAATAGGTTCGTTATGTTCCAGATTAACATGAGTATGTGCTTGACTATGTGCTTGATAAAaaactcttttctttttccgcaAAGGTGcacaaacattttcattcgttACCGTCGAACATCAGCAAGGGCACTATCTTATTCtgcaaaatataaataaaaacgacATACTAAATCTGCGTGTTGAGATTCGCTTCACCACCGGCTTTTGTGTGCCGGTgcaatttgaagaaaatttggaTTTATCTTCATCCTATCCATTTTCCACAGCAGAATCGAGTGCAGCTGTGGAAAAATACGGAACAAATGCAAGCGAAATGGAAGGTACATTTAACAACACTGTATCGGAAGTGCAATACGAGCGCCAACCGGGTGACCTGTTTTCAGCTGGGAAATGCGGGAGTCAATTAAGCTTCAAACTATTTTTTCTAAATAACTCGCTGTTATTTCAGGTGATTACCAAGCTATCTTTAGCGCGCCCTTTATGGAATGTGAATTTTACTATAAGCTTTGATCTGTTTCCCTCGCAGAATACCATCGGGATTATGTTTCGGTCCTTTTCGAGTCTGCGTCTGGAGCATTCCTTGACGAATCTGGCACATATTTTTCGCCATGCGGAAGGATAGCGTACGTTGTCATCATTGTGCAGATTATTAAAAATGCTTCTAATACTTATCTGTATGACTTTCTCTATTTCACTTATTGTTTGATCAGTTTAAATCCATTCTGCAAGAGGATTTTCGGTAGGACGCTCAAACCTGCGTAGTATCGGTACGGTGGTCGTGTTGAATATTCGTTGTATATAATCACTAAGCAGCTAAGCAGTGGAGGATGGAGGAACAGAAAAAGATGATTTGTGTAATTTATGTAAGTGAAGTAAGCCTTACCTGCATGATACTGGCCACATCGAATCCGTAGACATCTGTTATAAGTATGAACATCACAAGCACCAACGCAAGCATGATCCGCCGGCCGCAATCGTTCATCGTGGACTGTGAATTTATTCGTATTGCAACGCAACGATTGCCATGCGACATGCGTGTCGCGTATATGAAAATTAATGGTACGAAACTGATGCTGCTCATTTGACTAGGGCCATCAACACAACAAAGCCTCCTTAGTATTAGTatgttcaataaacaaatagcGTTAAAAATACGATCGAAGTAACTAATGTGACAGGAAATAAGTTTTATCAAGACTGCTCCAGAACGTTTGCTGGCTCTTTCGCTCTTGTGGcatactttttttcttatcaccAAAAGATAAAGCCCGTGCACCGGTACACAGGTGCCACTATACGTTTGGAACGCTTTGAATCATTTGACGTTCAGTTGGATGACGCTGTCTGCGAATTAAGGTTAGCAGTTGCAGGTTGCAGATAGTTACGATACAGTGAAAGTAATAAAGGTGCCCCAAAAAATGGCACGAGACACGGCATACAGTCTAATCAAATCTCGTTCTAAACCAGTGATTTTTGTGCACACATTAGTATCAAATCGCTTTACGAGAAAGTACGGATTCCTTTCCGTATTTTTGATGATATCTCTCGGATTGCTTTACTACAGGAGAGTTTTATTTGTAAGTACATCGACCACACATTGGACGTTGGATGTGTGAAACCTGCCGGCACGAGGGGAATTAACTGCAAATTAACTAACAACAACAGAACTGTGACAACTTACAGCAAAAGTACATCTACCAAACACTTCCACTGTACCAACGATCTGTGACGCTAGTGTTTGGAAATGAAAGCAACATAGAAGTTGAAGATACAGGTCAGCACGATCGTTGGCTACCGATTGGTGAtgtggaaaagaaatttaaaatatactcAGCTTATTTTGATCCACGGCTAGAGGTAGTCGGTAAGTAGAACGGAGTGCGTACATTTTGAGCGTCATTACACACGGGATTACTAATGattgttgcttatttttagAATCCTACAGAGTGCCGAATGGGTTCCTGCCGTTCGGTAGTATTCGGATCTTTGCCATATTGCCAATGAATGTGCGGAAAATAGATGTATTTTGCAACTTTAGGTAGGGCGATTAATCGATAATATTATTCTCTCGTGCTATCAGCTTGCTGTAGCTTTTCAAGATTAGATGCAGCTATGATTGAGGTGAGCGTAACGCATTTTTTTCTATAGATCAGATAACAACTATGTGGCGCAGCACCAGGCGGACCAGGTGGAAGCAGTACACGAACATTGGAATATGCAATTTGCGGCTACATATGTGATATGTAAGCTTGCTGGAAATGTTACCAAACGTGAGGCTCGCTTGCCGGATGAAGTGGCTCTAAGCTATCTCGGTGAACCCAGCATGCAGGAAGCAACCAACTTTGTTCGTATAAAGTATGCGCCATGACAACAGAACAAGAATAGAACAAAAGTCATATAATCGATGTACCCCGAGCAAACAGGTACCCAAGAAAGGACAGGCTCTTCCGATCTGCTCCCTCTCGTTCGCTAGCCGTTTGCGTTGGCCCGTTGCATCACGACTTTGCGTACGCGCTTCGAATGGTGGAGTTTTTCGAATACTACCAAATGAATGGAGCAGAACGGTTCTACGTGTATAACAAATCGGCCACGCCGGAAGTGGACACGGTATTACGATATTATCAAGCAACTGGACTGGTGCAGGTGTTAGATTGGCACTTTGAGGGTATGTAGGTCGGTCGTACAATGACACCGAGTACGGCAAGCGCAGTCCGG
This Anopheles marshallii chromosome 3, idAnoMarsDA_429_01, whole genome shotgun sequence DNA region includes the following protein-coding sequences:
- the LOC128713299 gene encoding uncharacterized protein LOC128713299, with product MAVMLLLQYITIPDISASYAVQCNQHFPNIEQSTLYDFVMLSDAANKWMKFVAFVATDHKPIGIGKTYKVAIGAQTFSFVTVEHQQGHYLILQNINKNDILNLRVEIRFTTGFCVPVQFEENLDLSSSYPFSTAESSAAVEKYGTNASEMEGTFNNTVSEVQYERQPGDLFSAGKCGSQLSFKLFFLNNSLLFQVITKLSLARPLWNVNFTISFDLFPSQNTIGIMFRSFSSLRLEHSLTNLAHIFRHAEG
- the LOC128713802 gene encoding uncharacterized protein LOC128713802, producing the protein MARDTAYSLIKSRSKPVIFVHTLVSNRFTRKYGFLSVFLMISLGLLYYRRVLFQKYIYQTLPLYQRSVTLVFGNESNIEVEDTGQHDRWLPIGDVEKKFKIYSAYFDPRLEVVESYRVPNGFLPFGSIRIFAILPMNVRKIDVFCNFRSDNNYVAQHQADQVEAVHEHWNMQFAATYVICKLAGNVTKREARLPDEVALSYLGEPSMQEATNFVRIKYPRKDRLFRSAPSRSLAVCVGPLHHDFAYALRMVEFFEYYQMNGAERFYVYNKSATPEVDTVLRYYQATGLVQVLDWHFEGYKFENELRYEGIFVALNECFYRATVAGGFRYTAIVDFDELLFPAGDKETLLEYLLAKDRYDVHSFNFQGVFFYDIYAPDFSHVPPWANNTYLYTQVRNVRTKNPLLHHNRSKYVMKGRNVFEAGNHFVWKAVRDTYEYEVPENEGLLMHYRDGSLGYDYENVILDPRIQEGFGKQMWQVVNEKCAAIFPTTGVCPLGANYNRTEPS